The genomic DNA CGACCCTCCTTATATCCTCTAACATGTCTATTATTGGTTTTGTCCTTGCATTCAGTATATATGCATTAAAGCATTCAGACATGTTATTGTCAACTACCTCACACTTGGGCCAAATGCTGATTTTATGCATGCAGAACTTCTCTAGTCCAACTGCCTTAAAGTTATCATGAGCTTTTTGGGAATGTACCTTCATTTGATTCATCACTTCATTAAATTCAGCTGCTGTTGGGCACTTGACAGCCTTCCAAAAGAGGTTCGTCAATGCATATGTAATCTTATTATTCTTCTTCCAATTTGCATAGAGGTGCCTTGCACAAAACCTGTGCTCGACATTAGGCATATATGCTCTCACTGCATTTTGAAGTCCCTacaagagagaagaaaaaacatATCAGATTAATATTCCATATATGCTGATAGagataattgaaaataaatatgcaattatTACCTTCTGTTGATCACTCAACATTGTCCAACCAAATCCATCTGAAATGCCCAAATCATAAGTAAGCCTATGGAGAAACCACCTCCATGAGTCTTCATTTTCCCCTTCAACCACAGCCCAAGCTATTGGGAACATCTGATTATTCCCATCCCTACCAACTGCACTAAGCAATTGTCCACCAAGATGTGTCTTAAGGAAGCATCCGTCTAGGCTAATCACAGGCCTGCAACCATTCAGAAATCCTTGTTTCAGCCCTTCAAAGCCCACATAGAACCTCTTGAATATAGCAGCTGATTCAGGAACATTCCTCTCGACCATCATATCAAACAAACTGTCTCTATTTACCCTCTTCAGTTCTGCAATATAAGATGGCAGTAAATTGTAATGCTCACCCAATGACCCACTGATGATGGTAAGAGCCTTTGCCCTAGCTCTATAACAGACAATTTTTGTGACTTTTAAAGCAAATTTCACATCAAGGTCATTCATCATTTCTGTAATACTCCAATCTGGGTTTTGCCTAAACCTCTCCAAGTAATGATTTGCAAGCCATTCCGATGAAGCTTGCCTATTCCTTGCAGATCTATAGCACCTATGCTCTGGATCATAAATCGTCACCACAAATGCATCTTTCCTCTGAGTCTGTCTACCATATATTTTCCATGGACAGTTCTTTGCACACCTAGCCTCTGCCTTCTTCACACCAGACCTGACCCATCGAATAGACTTCCCATTCTTAACTGCATAATCTTGCACAGCTTGCCTGAATTGCTGTGACGATTCAAACCTCATCTTAAGGCAAAATTCATCATCTCCTTTGCCCGTGTAAGGCTTTCCCTTATTTGTTCTCTTCGTTTTCTTACCTTCGTCTTCACTATTCTTGGGTGTCATCACTTCATCATTGGACAAAGCATAATCACTATGAGCTTCTACTGGTGGTTCTTCTTCAGTTGCCTCCATAACCTGCACATCATGTAATCCTTCCCCTTCAAACTGCACATCATGTAATCCTTCCCTCTCAACCTGCTCAAAACCTCCACTAGAACTTTCACCTTTACTCTTTCTCAACCTATAATTCCTCAAGTTTGCTAAGGCTGCAATATATTCATCATCCccatcatttgacaactcatcacATTCAAATTCATTACCTACAGATTCATCATAATCATTAGCTTCAAAATCAGTATCCCTAACCTCGTTCCCTTTCTCACCACCCTGATCAGACCCTTCATGAAGACCCTGAACATGAAGATGCAAATTGTCACTTTTCTTATCTGCTTCTACATATACATGAACACACCCATGTTGTACCCCTAGTTCAGCCATCTTCATAACTTCACGATCAGACTTTATCTCAACCAATCCATAAGACATACATTGCTTTGGCACATGGTACCACATTTTAATGGGTTCCCTGTAATTTAAGGACTCTAGTGTGTTTTTGAGCTCAACTCGCGACATTCGATCGTAATCCTCTTCTGATGAGATGAGTTCACCACCCACATAATGGATCTCAGGTAGCAAAACCATTTTCCCAACATGATGTAATAGGAGCACAAAAGCTGAATCCATCCTATGTATGAATAAAGGCAACATGCAAAAACAccattaaaaatgaaaaataaaaagatactTTTTATTAAAGTAATCAACCAAAAAGTAACACAGTGACTCTGTTGGCCTCAACAAACTCAaacaaaaccaaaaaaaaaatcaacttcATCGAAGCAAGGGATCACCTGTAAACAAAAGGACACCAACAGGTCTTCTACCCGACAAAGCAAGAGCTCAACAACCAGTCACTTGGATAATGGGACCACAAATCCAGACCACAGCTGAACAAACATTCCACGCGTGTGCTTCTCCTCGTACAACTCTGCACGGTTAGCTTTAAGCTCCAAAAAGCTTTTACCTTGTTTTCTCCCCTGTTTCCTTTTACCTGCGATTTTCAACCCTAAATGGAGAGGAGGTGAAATCTCCTTTTTGCCAAACCCCATTAGACAAATAGAAGAAGAGGGTGAGGGGCAACACGTAATTTCATCAATAGGGTAATGGCGGGAATCCACGTCAGCCGACGTTAGCCACATCACGACCGTTAAAGTGCCACATCGGACAATTCTGTTTAAATTGACAGGTCTTGCCGCTTTGTGCTAAACGtgataggaaattaaaagttcGTGAATTTctgtgataaaaaaaatagtttgtgctaaaattgatagaaagtgcaaagtttgtattttttttggtaatttacccttataaatatgtatattaactcattttaattaaataattatcaaaaataaattatcgtCTATAGATCTACAATTtataaataacatatatttatatatataattcactCTCACTCCATTAAATTAGATTAAAATGacaaatttatattgattaagagattatttttgaaaatgtttaataattttaatcgatatacatatatatatatatatatatatatatatatattaaagaaaataatatatattacaacTGTTACTTTGAAttgtctttaatttatatttatcagGATTTGAATAGTTTTACTTTAGAAAGATATCTCTTATTAAACATTTTAATTgggattttgaaattttaaaattatcattaaaaataaatactcTAGCTAAAACCCATGCATCGCATGGACATAAAACTAATATAATAATGAAACGTAACCCGATTAGGATTGAAGAATAATGACTGAAAAAAATAGTAGTAACCCCCAATGATACATGATATgagcaaaaataataatcaatatGAGTAACTTCAATGTGAATTATCTATCTCTTTTGACAAAAAGATTCAAAATCGTTGATACTTTATCATTCAAAtacaacaaaattaatttttagttAGGCACAAAGGCACTTGAACAATATGTCATGCACTCCACGAAGCTCTAACCCCCTCGAAATGATCATTGAAGCTATTAATTATGCTCATacctgcatatatatatatatatatatatatatataagtaaatgaTGAGCAATTTCCAAAATAAAACCTGGGTTACctcaataattatattatacaaaGGTCGTAGAGAAACAAATCATCCAAAATTAAGTacattcctttttctttaagaTACCAAAGTTATacgtattttttttatccaaaaaatatagatatagtatattaatattatctaAGAGAATTTACAAATTAATCGTTAAGGAAAATATGTTAAATGAATCAACCACTAACGATTGAAATGCTATTTCCTCCTATGAACTATGCCGAgttcaatttattaaatacAAGCATCATCGAGTTCAATTTCATCCGCTTTCGGCATAGTTCCATTTATCGAGTTCAATAGaagcattaattaattaattaaatacagATGATGTAGAAAAAACGTTCATGCGGGTCGTGAAGAAGAAATTGAGCGAAAGTTTCGAAGGAGTTCGGTACATAACAAGCTAACAATCCTGCTGGAATTTCACATTTCGGGTCGGTTCGGTACGACCCGATATTTCATTGAACGGTCTTGCGCAGTCCGAACCGAACCTAACCGAACCGGATATTTAGGTCCGGGTCGGTTCTACCCGGTTGGGCAGCCCTTGCCCGGTAAAAATACGATATCCAAAGTCATGGGCCCAACAAACAAAGCAATGCTTTCATTCATTAGGGTTTAACTGTCTGAAGAGACGCAACAGTTCTGCGGGAAGAGAAGCAGAGGAGGGACTGGGAGGAGGATCAGTCAATCTGTGGACATGGGAAAGAAGAGAGCGCGTCACCAGAATCCCGAGCCCTTCCTCCCCGAAGACAATGGAACTGTGGCCTCGTCGAAGAGCCGGTCCAAGGCCTCCAAGAAGCACCAGAAGGAGGAGAAGCTGATATCCTCTGGCATGAGTTCCAAGATATTGAAGGAGGCTCTTATTCAGCAGAGGGAGATTCGGGAGGAGGCCGAGGAAGAGCAAAACCGTGACAATCCCCTTAGATTTGTCGAGGAGCAGCCCAGGgtcgaggaggaggaagacgacGTCGATGACTTTACTGGATTCTCCGAGACTCAGAGCCAGTTCGGGAATTACGATGTATGTTAGCAAAAATTGATGAGCTATTAATCGATCGATTCTCCTTTGTGGCATGACTTGGATATTGAGATCCCATTGTGTTGTATCTGCACTTTGGCAGGAGGAAGTAGATGAGGAGGACGAGAAATTGCTGGAGGCATTCTTTTCTAAGGATGCTGGTCCTCAGCGCACACTCGCCGACCTTATCGTTGAGAAAATCAAGGAAAAAGATGCCACTGTCACTTCAGGTACTCGATCAGCTTATTCGCTAAGGTCTACAAGATGTTTGTGTCTTACTGTTTCTTATTTCGGGTGACGTTAATTGCAGAAGCTCGACCATTGCCTAAGCTCGACAAGTCCATCATTGATTTGTATAAGGGGTAAGAATTCTGTGCTCTGAGGTATTCCTTTGCAATGAAAAGGGAGATCGCGATTGATGATTTTAGCTTGCACAGAGTTGGGGAGTATCTGAGTAAATACACTGCGGGAAAGATACCGAAAGCTTTTAAGCATATTCCAGCAACACAGATGTGGGAGGAGGTTCTTTACCTGACCGAACCGGAGAAGTGGTCACCTAATGCAATGTTCCAGGCCACGAGAATTTTCTCATCGAATTTGGGATCGAAGAAAGCTGAGAGGTTTTACAGACTCGTCTTGCTTCCCCGGGTGAGGGAAGATATCAGGAAGAACAAGAGGCTGCATTTCGCCCTTTACCAATCTCTTAAGAAGTCTCTCTACAAACCCGCAGCCTTCAATAAGGGTATCTTGTTTCCGCTGTGTGAGGTATGCACTGCATCCTTATTGAAGGGTGATTTGTTATGTATATCAATTGTTCTTTTTTGCTTGATGTATGATATCAATTTTTCAGGCATATTTTGTTGACCATATTATACCTGTTCTGCAGTCTGGTACATGCAGTCTGAGGGAGGCCGTGATCTTTGGTAGCATAATTCAGCAGGTGTCCATTCCAATGCTTCATTCGAGGTACTTGGTGTGATTATATAATCTACTCTTAATCACTAGATTGATGTTGGGTGGTGCAGATAGTGTTAGAGCTTCTATCAATAGCTTACATGAGCAATCTTATGAATGGATGTGCAGTGTTGCTTTGCTGAGACTTGCAGAAATGGATTACTGTGGCACCACGAGGTATTCTACTTCATTAAGTTCTATATTTAATTCTATAAAAGTGattctttgttttgttttatttttttatactatatattgttatatatatcaaatcaagAAGAATGCCGGTTATTTGCTTTCTCACTAGGAGAGTTTCCAGACTCAACTTCTTCATGACAACTTCGGCTTGTATGTGGTTGCAGTTATTTTATAAAGCTCTTGCTTGACAAGAAATACGGTTTGCCATATCGTGTTGTTGATACACTGGTTGCCCATTTTATGAGATTCTTGGATGACCCTCGGATTATGCCTGTAATATGGCACCAGTCACTTCTTGCCTTTGTTCAAAGGTCAGAATCTCGATCTTCTTCATGCATCAGACATTAGTGCTGATTTGCGCTTGCATGAACCTGATTTTGTTTGCAATTTTATTGTCTCTCCCCAGGTACAAGAATGAGCTGAGGAAGGAAGACAAGGACAATCTGAAAACCCTACTGGAAAAGCAGAAGCATTATCTAGTAAGAACTATCGAGCTCTCTAGGGTGTCAAATTCCTCAGTGCAGCTTCAAAATTACCATAATCTTTCTTGACAATATCCTTGTAGGTCACCCCTGTAATTAGCCGGGAATTGAACAATAGCCTAAACCGCGGAGAGAAGCAGGATGATCTTATGCTAAtatatatccttttttttttgtgcttcCAAAGGTCCTTTGCCTCACTCTTTAAATAACTTTTGTTCTATTAGTTTACTGATCCATGAGTACGCAcacttttttattagtttgtGGCACAGTCTTGCTTCCTTGACTGTCCTTACCGACCCCAATGTCTATTATCAACAAAACAATAGAGGAAAACAGATTTGATATTCCTGAGGTTCCGATGGAGGAAGACTAATGCTCGGGTTGAGTCGCTGATAAGGGAGTGCTGGTTGAGTTGCGGTCGGTGTTTTAATTCTTATTGAGCTCTTGGGAGCGGTGCCGTTGCTGGGCCAAAGTTGCTGTGAACCTACAAGATGAATGTCTGcacaatgtattagaagataAGAGAGGGTTTATTGTATTTTGGGCAGACATTTAtacagcatatatatataatttattcattattatttccCATTATTGTTTGGTCATTTAAAACTTCTTCCAATAGCacatatatgatttattaatCCTTGGTAGTATACCCGAGTATTGAAAACCTTATATGATCCtcttaaaatagaaaaatgggaaTACATTTCCCCGTTTGGAAATACAAAAAGACTTTATTTTTCCTCTCCTCAACTTTACTCTTGACGCAATGTGTCTGATTCCATGGTCTATATTTCTCTCCACCTCGTACTAGGTCACCCAtccgaataatattatttttcaaatacgTTCTACAATTGAAGTTTTGAGGGGATTATAGGTAAACTAGTGCTAGAATAATCGCACCTGTCAGCTAATGGGTTCCAGTTCTTTTTGTGCCTGCGTCACGTACTCTTCTCGCATTTAGCCAAAACGGACAAAATTACCGTATCAAATGCAAAAATATCTGGACCCGGACCTGCAAAAATATTGCAAACCAGGACTCCCCCACGGGGTCACCAAACAGCTTAACGAAATTTTGATGGAATACAGTACAGTGCTTATATGATTACACCCGTCAACTTATTCGCTCGAATACCTTTTGTCTCTTGTCTCGTATTCTTCTCAATTCTTATATGTAAGCAAaagttgaataaaaaaaagagtaaattacCAACTCGTGAAATTTCCACAAATGAAACTTACCCccattcccgtccaacgtcggaccatttcccgagcagcaaaaaaaaattaaaaaggaggggtgcaacacgaggacttcccaggaggtcacccatcctagtactactctcgcccaagcacgcttaacttcggagttctgatgggatccggtacattagtgctggtatgatcgcacccgtcaacctttgcgctcgaattcactttttTCCTCCGTaaagctaatgaaaaaaaaaatgcacaaatgagcgcagaaacgaaagaaaaaaagtatcgagtgcatttcaccacgaacctgaagccttttgcgagtgagcacgtgcccaaaacattaaccgtaacgatcggattcccgtccaacgtcggacagtttcccgagcagcaaaaaaaaattaaaaaggaggggtgcaacacgaggacttcccaggaggtcacccatcctagtactactctcgcccaagcacgcttaacttcggagttctgatgggatccggtgcattagtgctggtatgatcgcacccgtcaacctttgtgctcgaattcactttgttcctccgtagagctaatgaaaaaaaaaagcaaaaataatcgcagaaacgaaagaaaaaaagtatcgagtgcatagcacgtgcccaaaacattaaccgtaacgatgggattcccgtccaacgtcggacagtttcccgagcagcaaaaaaaaattaaaaaggaggggtgcaacacgaggacttcccaggaggtcacccatcctagtactactctcgcccaagcacgcttaacttcggagttctgatgggatccggtgcattagtgctggtatgatcgcacccgtcaacctttgcgctcgaattcactttgttcctccgtagagctaatgaaaaaaaaaatgcaaaaatgagcgcagaaacgaaagaaaaaaagtatcgagtgcatttcaccacgaactttacgccttttgcgagtgagcacgtgcccaaaacattaaccgtaacgatcggattcccgtccaacgtcggacagtttcccgagcagcaaaaaaaaaattaaaaaggaggggtgcaacacgaggacttcccaggaggtcacccattctagtactactctcgcccgagcacgcttaacttcggagttctgatgggatccggtgcattagtgctggtatgatcgcactcgtcaacctttgcgctcgaattcactttgttcctccgtagagctaatgaaaaaaaaatgcaaaaatgagcgcagaaacgaaagaaaaaaagtatcgagtgcatttcacaacgaaccttacgccttttgcgagtgagcacgtgcccaaaacattaaccgtaacgatgggattcccgtccaacgtcggacagtttcccgagcagcaaaaaaaaattaaaaaggaggggtgcaacacgaggacttcccaggaggtcacccatcctagtactactctcgcccaagcacgcttaacttcggagttctgatgggatccggtgcattagtgcaggtatgatcgcaccagtcaacctttgtgctcgaattcactttgttcctccgtagagctaatgaaaaaaaaatgcaaaaatgatcgcagaaacgaaagaaaaaaagtatcgagtgcatagcacgtgcccaaaacattaaccgtaacgatcggattcccgtccaacgtcggacagtttcccgagcagcaaaaaaaaattaaaaaggaggggtgcaacaagaggacttcccaggaggtcacccatcctagtactactctcgcccaagcacgcttaacttcggagttctgatgggatccggtgcattagtgctggtatgatcgcacccgtcaacctttgcgctcgaattaaCTTTGTttctccgtagagctaatgaaaaaaaaaaatgcaaaaatgagcgcagaaacgaaagaaaaaaagtatcgagtgcatttcaccacgaactttacgccttttgcgagtgagcacgtgcccaaaacattaaccgtaacgatcggattcccgtccaacgtcggacagtttcccgagcagcaaaaaaaaaattaaaaaggaggggtgcaacacgaggacttcccaggaggtcacccattctagtactactctcgcccgagcacgcttaacttcggagttctgatgggatccggtgcattagtgctggtatgatcgcacccgtcaacctttgcgctcgaattcactttgttcctccgtagagctaatgaaaaaaaaatgcaaaaatgagcgcagaaacgaaagaaaaaaagtatcgagtgcatttcaccacgaactttacgccttttgcgagtgagcacgtgcccaaaacattaaccgtaacgatgggattcccgtccaacgtcggacagtttcccgagcagcaaaaaaaaattaaaaaggaggggtgcaacacgaggacttcccaggaggtcacccatcctagtactactctcgcccaagcacgcttaacttcggagttctgatgggatccggtgcattagtgcaggtatgatcgcaccagtcaacctttgtgctcgaattcactttgttcctccgtagagctaatgaaaaaaaaaatgcaaaaatgatcgcagaaacgaaagaaaaaaagtatcgagtgcatagcacgtgcccaaaacattaacc from Punica granatum isolate Tunisia-2019 chromosome 2, ASM765513v2, whole genome shotgun sequence includes the following:
- the LOC116194695 gene encoding bystin is translated as MGKKRARHQNPEPFLPEDNGTVASSKSRSKASKKHQKEEKLISSGMSSKILKEALIQQREIREEAEEEQNRDNPLRFVEEQPRVEEEEDDVDDFTGFSETQSQFGNYDEEVDEEDEKLLEAFFSKDAGPQRTLADLIVEKIKEKDATVTSEARPLPKLDKSIIDLYKGVGEYLSKYTAGKIPKAFKHIPATQMWEEVLYLTEPEKWSPNAMFQATRIFSSNLGSKKAERFYRLVLLPRVREDIRKNKRLHFALYQSLKKSLYKPAAFNKGILFPLCESGTCSLREAVIFGSIIQQVSIPMLHSSVALLRLAEMDYCGTTSYFIKLLLDKKYGLPYRVVDTLVAHFMRFLDDPRIMPVIWHQSLLAFVQRYKNELRKEDKDNLKTLLEKQKHYLVTPVISRELNNSLNRGEKQDDLMLISTPMSIINKTIEENRFDIPEVPMEED